In a genomic window of Streptomyces pristinaespiralis:
- a CDS encoding FUSC family protein yields MSDTTIRFRRPPTPPLPVAAALRLARPSDQWFKPALSVVGAALAPNLILLAVGRLDLVMYTMAGSLCALYGHSLPYARRAGTVARVVLGMVAGLAVSLVTASLTDSVAVLVAVAALIAAVQKALCDAGRTGPPGNVIFTFVATAALFVPQRLDQVPGHLAAALGAGIIAWLVTAGPSLLRREGPERRATARALEAAAACAADPGHRSRHTASAAVHAARQSLLDAGRPTPVRRQLDRLLLHAEATLTGEAVSQGRADTDRAARLRAWADLTRARGPVPATPPTPGEAAGTAGHDAWRTVRRTRRREARRALLRSLGPGSPHLPIALRTLIGCALAGYAAVALGVDRPYWAVVTAASVFQINVTLSWNRALQRTLGNLLGVLAFAAVVPLIRTGPAALLGCLLFFSFAAEALITRNYWLGSVAVTPMALLLVEAGGPHPPGTLIGDRVLDTLIGVVLGLLAAVVVTNRRAAGRVEQALAAAAAARAAAERTLAGPDPATAALDADSRRLAAALVDLRDARDAAAGEWWQRTLPEEEVLEAERAGHRTLTATAQRRGLHGPAPTIGAV; encoded by the coding sequence GTGAGCGATACAACCATCCGATTCCGAAGGCCGCCGACACCGCCACTCCCGGTCGCCGCCGCGCTCCGCCTCGCCCGGCCCTCCGACCAGTGGTTCAAACCGGCACTGAGCGTCGTCGGCGCCGCCCTGGCACCGAACCTGATCCTCCTCGCCGTCGGACGGCTCGACCTGGTCATGTACACCATGGCCGGATCGCTCTGCGCCCTGTACGGCCACAGCCTCCCGTACGCCCGCCGGGCCGGGACCGTCGCCCGCGTGGTGCTCGGCATGGTCGCGGGCCTGGCCGTCTCCCTCGTCACGGCCTCGCTCACCGACTCGGTGGCCGTGCTCGTCGCCGTCGCCGCCCTGATCGCGGCCGTACAGAAGGCGCTCTGCGACGCCGGCCGGACCGGACCTCCCGGCAACGTGATCTTCACCTTCGTCGCCACCGCCGCCCTGTTCGTGCCGCAGCGGCTCGACCAGGTCCCCGGCCATCTCGCGGCGGCCCTCGGCGCCGGAATCATCGCCTGGCTGGTCACCGCGGGCCCAAGCCTGCTGCGGCGGGAGGGCCCGGAACGGCGCGCCACCGCCCGCGCCCTGGAGGCCGCGGCCGCCTGCGCGGCCGACCCCGGCCACCGCAGCCGGCACACCGCGTCGGCGGCCGTGCACGCCGCCCGGCAGTCCCTGCTCGACGCCGGCCGCCCCACCCCCGTACGCCGGCAGCTCGACCGCCTTCTCCTGCACGCGGAGGCGACCCTCACCGGCGAGGCCGTCTCCCAGGGCCGGGCGGACACCGACCGGGCCGCCCGGCTGCGCGCCTGGGCCGACCTCACCCGCGCCCGGGGGCCCGTACCCGCCACGCCGCCGACCCCCGGAGAAGCGGCGGGGACGGCCGGCCACGACGCCTGGCGGACCGTGCGCCGGACCCGCCGCCGGGAGGCCCGCCGCGCACTGCTGCGCAGCCTCGGCCCCGGCTCGCCGCACCTGCCCATCGCGCTGCGCACCCTCATCGGCTGCGCCCTGGCCGGCTACGCCGCCGTCGCGCTGGGCGTCGACCGGCCGTACTGGGCCGTCGTCACCGCCGCCTCCGTCTTCCAGATCAACGTCACCCTCAGCTGGAACCGGGCCCTCCAGCGCACCCTCGGCAATCTGCTCGGCGTCCTCGCCTTCGCCGCAGTCGTCCCGCTGATCAGGACCGGACCGGCGGCCCTCCTCGGATGTCTGCTGTTCTTCAGCTTCGCCGCGGAAGCCCTCATCACCCGTAACTACTGGCTCGGCTCCGTCGCCGTCACGCCGATGGCGCTGCTGCTCGTCGAGGCGGGCGGCCCGCACCCGCCGGGCACGCTCATCGGCGACCGGGTGCTCGACACCCTGATCGGCGTCGTCCTCGGACTCCTCGCCGCCGTCGTCGTCACCAACCGCAGGGCCGCCGGCCGGGTGGAGCAGGCGCTCGCCGCCGCTGCCGCCGCCCGGGCCGCCGCGGAGCGGACCCTCGCGGGACCGGACCCCGCCACGGCCGCCCTCGACGCCGACAGCCGCCGGCTGGCCGCCGCCCTCGTGGACCTGCGTGACGCCCGGGACGCCGCGGCGGGCGAATGGTGGCAGCGGACCCTCCCGGAGGAGGAGGTCCTCGAGGCCGAGCGGGCGGGACACCGTACGCTCACGGCGACAGCACAACGGCGTGGGCTGCACGGCCCCGCCCCCACGATCGGAGCGGTGTGA
- a CDS encoding carboxymuconolactone decarboxylase family protein, with amino-acid sequence MTRAFRFTDPAPPSAATGVTADVYGQMARDFGIERAATFVVLSDSPPLMTGAWALLRESLLAGRVSRTDKEVVAAGVSLANRCPFCVDAHTVLLHATGDHALAETIARGEEPADAGHRRLLAWGKDIRGPRPFPAEQTPEHLGTALAFHFINRIVSALLNENMLPGGAQKYRLVRSAAGRSLARTVRREVPPGESLELLRTSGTEPAWAAGTAVGTAYAALREAALMGAGLLSEDDRALVRKTVADHDGVAHPPLSAEWLPDREESPGARLALLAALAPYRITEEDVRAWRTPRHTDHCLVHLTAYGAITAVERIEEQL; translated from the coding sequence ATGACCAGAGCCTTCCGATTCACCGATCCCGCGCCGCCCTCCGCGGCCACCGGCGTGACCGCCGACGTCTACGGGCAAATGGCCCGCGACTTCGGTATCGAGCGCGCCGCGACCTTCGTGGTGCTGTCCGACTCTCCCCCGCTGATGACCGGCGCGTGGGCGCTGCTGCGGGAATCCCTGCTGGCCGGCCGCGTCTCCCGGACGGACAAGGAGGTCGTCGCCGCGGGCGTGTCACTGGCCAACCGCTGCCCGTTCTGCGTCGACGCGCACACCGTCCTGCTGCACGCCACCGGCGACCACGCGCTCGCGGAGACGATCGCACGCGGCGAGGAGCCGGCCGACGCCGGGCACCGGCGGCTGCTGGCCTGGGGCAAGGACATCCGCGGGCCCCGGCCGTTCCCGGCGGAGCAGACCCCCGAACACCTGGGGACCGCGCTCGCGTTCCACTTCATCAACCGGATCGTCTCCGCGCTGCTGAACGAGAACATGCTGCCGGGCGGTGCGCAGAAGTACCGGCTGGTGCGCAGCGCGGCGGGCCGTTCCCTCGCCCGCACCGTACGCCGCGAAGTGCCGCCCGGCGAGAGCCTGGAGCTGCTGCGGACCTCCGGCACCGAGCCCGCCTGGGCGGCGGGCACCGCGGTCGGCACGGCCTACGCCGCCCTGCGCGAGGCGGCGCTCATGGGGGCGGGGCTGCTGTCGGAGGACGACCGGGCGCTGGTGCGCAAGACGGTGGCCGACCACGACGGGGTCGCCCACCCGCCGCTGTCGGCCGAGTGGCTGCCGGACCGCGAGGAGAGCCCCGGGGCGCGGCTGGCACTCCTCGCGGCCCTCGCCCCGTACCGGATCACCGAGGAGGACGTGCGGGCCTGGCGCACCCCGCGGCACACGGACCACTGCCTGGTCCATCTGACCGCCTACGGGGCGATCACCGCCGTCGAACGGATCGAGGAGCAGCTGTGA
- a CDS encoding class I SAM-dependent methyltransferase, producing the protein MSTVVNTGQAEAWNGPVGQHWANHHERYDGMLASFDEALFTAAGIGEADRVLDVGCGSGSTTRRAARLAARGHAVGVDISEPMLARARSLSTGIGNVSYEWGDAQVHPFPADGHDVAISRGGVMFFADHTAAFTNIGRSLRPGGRLAFVCPRPAAPDGEEGRALGLLASLLTASATRPSAAGTSAPRPAPGPDLAAAMASLSAPDRTRQMLEGAGFGPVGITAVDAPACWGRDAGDAVDFYVSRGPGAEVPEETLSAMRDVLRPYETDRGVLLNAGVWVVTARRAS; encoded by the coding sequence GTGAGCACCGTCGTGAACACCGGTCAGGCCGAGGCGTGGAACGGCCCGGTCGGGCAGCACTGGGCAAATCACCACGAGCGTTACGACGGGATGCTCGCGTCCTTCGACGAGGCACTGTTCACTGCGGCGGGCATCGGGGAGGCGGACCGGGTCCTGGACGTCGGGTGCGGCAGCGGTTCGACGACGCGGCGTGCCGCACGGCTGGCGGCGCGCGGTCACGCGGTCGGCGTGGACATCTCCGAGCCGATGCTGGCGCGGGCGCGGTCGCTGTCCACGGGCATCGGGAACGTCTCCTACGAGTGGGGCGACGCCCAGGTGCACCCGTTCCCGGCCGACGGCCACGATGTGGCGATCAGCCGGGGCGGGGTGATGTTCTTCGCCGACCACACCGCGGCGTTCACGAACATCGGCCGGTCCCTGCGGCCGGGCGGGCGCCTCGCGTTCGTCTGCCCCCGGCCGGCCGCGCCGGACGGGGAGGAGGGACGCGCTCTGGGCCTGCTGGCCTCCCTGCTGACGGCGTCCGCCACGCGGCCCTCGGCCGCGGGGACCTCCGCCCCCCGGCCGGCACCGGGGCCGGACCTCGCCGCCGCCATGGCCTCCCTGTCCGCCCCCGACCGGACCCGGCAGATGCTGGAGGGGGCCGGGTTCGGGCCGGTCGGCATCACGGCGGTCGACGCGCCCGCCTGCTGGGGGCGGGACGCCGGCGACGCCGTGGACTTCTACGTCTCACGCGGCCCGGGCGCCGAGGTCCCCGAAGAGACGCTGAGCGCCATGCGGGACGTCCTGCGGCCCTACGAGACGGACCGGGGCGTCCTGCTGAACGCGGGGGTGTGGGTGGTCACTGCGCGCCGGGCGAGCTGA
- a CDS encoding sensor histidine kinase — protein MQADPGRRHALLDTALAGLIAGAVTLAAYAGGPSPGVPDVLLIVTGSLALAGHRRAPRVVLVVTTACMIGHVLNGTPGSWAAFPVLAAVHAAARGGRRRAGVVAGALFLAVFFAADTARSSEGSVERAVLLLGWFLCAGVTGLIDKNWQAYLRQTEQRALEAERGREEAALRRAGEERLRIARELHDTLTHSISIVKLQAGVAVHLARKRGEDVPAALLAIQEASGEAMRELRSTLEVLRTEEREPAAGLVRVGELAERARAAGIPVSVTVSGEQRALRPDVDRAAFRIVQEALTNVARHADRARTGIRLEYGLDDVAVTVEDDGPAAPGVTVVPGTGLTGMRERVTALGGTLDTAPRPCGGFAVHARIPLDGRAAYPDGRGGVADGGGPEDAADQAAVEAL, from the coding sequence ATGCAGGCGGATCCGGGGCGAAGGCACGCCCTGCTCGACACGGCGCTCGCCGGGCTGATCGCGGGGGCGGTGACCCTGGCGGCGTACGCCGGCGGCCCGTCCCCCGGTGTGCCGGACGTGCTGCTGATCGTGACGGGTTCGCTGGCGCTCGCCGGCCACCGGCGCGCACCTCGTGTCGTCCTCGTCGTCACCACGGCCTGCATGATCGGCCACGTCCTCAACGGCACGCCCGGGTCATGGGCGGCCTTCCCGGTGCTCGCCGCCGTGCACGCGGCGGCGCGAGGGGGGCGGCGCCGGGCGGGTGTGGTGGCGGGCGCCCTGTTCCTGGCGGTCTTCTTCGCGGCCGACACCGCCCGTTCCTCCGAGGGCAGCGTCGAACGCGCGGTGCTGTTGCTCGGCTGGTTCCTGTGCGCCGGGGTGACCGGTCTGATCGACAAGAACTGGCAGGCGTATCTGCGCCAGACCGAGCAGCGGGCCCTGGAGGCCGAACGCGGCAGGGAGGAGGCGGCGTTGCGCAGGGCCGGGGAGGAACGGCTGCGGATCGCCCGGGAGTTGCACGACACGCTCACCCACTCCATCTCGATCGTCAAACTCCAGGCGGGAGTCGCCGTGCACCTGGCCCGTAAGCGGGGCGAGGACGTGCCGGCCGCGCTGCTCGCCATCCAGGAGGCGAGCGGGGAGGCCATGCGGGAACTGCGCTCGACACTCGAGGTGCTGCGGACGGAGGAACGTGAGCCGGCCGCCGGTCTCGTGCGCGTCGGCGAACTCGCCGAGCGCGCGCGGGCCGCGGGCATCCCCGTCTCCGTGACCGTCAGCGGCGAGCAGCGTGCGCTGCGGCCCGACGTGGACCGGGCCGCCTTCCGGATCGTGCAGGAGGCGCTGACCAACGTGGCCCGGCACGCCGACCGGGCACGGACCGGGATCCGCCTCGAGTACGGCCTTGACGACGTCGCTGTCACCGTCGAGGACGACGGCCCTGCCGCGCCCGGCGTCACCGTCGTGCCGGGCACCGGTCTGACGGGCATGCGGGAGCGCGTCACCGCGCTCGGCGGCACGCTGGACACGGCGCCTCGGCCCTGCGGCGGCTTCGCCGTGCACGCCCGTATCCCGCTGGACGGGCGCGCGGCGTACCCCGACGGCCGGGGCGGCGTCGCGGACGGCGGCGGCCCCGAGGACGCGGCCGACCAGGCCGCCGTGGAGGCGTTGTGA
- a CDS encoding amidase, translated as MSTDEKGELAKYCGELAAGDTTSQALVAEALARIEATRGSINAFRTVRGEQALEEAREADRRLAAGERLPLLGVPIAVKDDTDVAGVPTYFGCPGDLPPATADGEAVRRLRAAGAVIVGKTNSCELGQWPFTEGPAFGATRNPWSTDRTPGGSSGGSAAAVAAGLVPAALGSDGAGSIRIPSAWTHLVGIKPQRGRVSVHPYTDCFQGLTVNGPLARTVADAALLLDAASGAHPDERYHPDAIDASAAARREPGRLRIALALRPPLTLTGTRPHPEVRRAVTALAETLARLGHHVEEARPRYGLIGLSFLPRAATGIAEYADRHPDPSLLDPRTRASTRSGHRLGGRVVRAARAREAAQQGRIGAFFDRYDVLLTPSTATPPPPVGAFDGKSAGATDIGIAAACPYAWPWNVLGWPGVAVPAGLTRDGLPVGAQLLGPEGGEERLISLAAQLEAELRWYEKRPPTHVTGEGAPMGQ; from the coding sequence GTGTCCACGGATGAAAAGGGCGAACTGGCCAAGTACTGCGGGGAGTTGGCGGCAGGAGACACGACTTCGCAGGCACTCGTCGCAGAGGCACTCGCCCGCATCGAGGCAACCCGGGGCAGCATCAACGCCTTCAGGACCGTCCGGGGTGAACAGGCCCTCGAAGAGGCACGGGAGGCGGACCGGAGGCTCGCGGCCGGGGAGCGGCTGCCGCTGCTCGGCGTCCCGATCGCCGTCAAGGACGACACCGATGTCGCCGGCGTGCCCACCTACTTCGGCTGCCCCGGGGATCTGCCGCCGGCCACGGCCGACGGTGAGGCGGTACGCCGACTGCGGGCCGCCGGAGCGGTCATCGTCGGCAAGACCAACTCCTGCGAACTCGGCCAGTGGCCCTTCACGGAGGGCCCCGCCTTCGGCGCCACCCGCAACCCCTGGTCCACCGACCGCACCCCGGGCGGTTCCTCCGGCGGCTCCGCGGCCGCCGTCGCCGCCGGTCTCGTGCCCGCCGCCCTCGGTTCCGACGGCGCCGGTTCCATCCGCATCCCGTCCGCCTGGACCCATCTCGTCGGCATCAAGCCGCAGCGCGGCCGGGTCTCCGTACACCCCTACACCGACTGCTTCCAGGGCCTCACCGTCAACGGTCCCCTCGCGCGGACCGTCGCCGACGCGGCCCTGCTGCTGGACGCCGCCTCCGGCGCCCACCCCGACGAGCGGTACCACCCGGACGCCATCGACGCCTCGGCCGCCGCCCGCCGCGAACCGGGCAGGCTGCGCATCGCGCTCGCCCTCCGCCCGCCGCTGACCCTCACCGGCACCCGCCCCCACCCCGAAGTGCGCCGGGCCGTCACCGCGCTCGCCGAGACCCTCGCCCGCCTCGGCCACCACGTGGAAGAGGCACGCCCCCGCTACGGCCTCATCGGCCTGAGCTTCCTGCCCCGCGCCGCGACCGGCATCGCCGAATACGCGGACCGGCACCCCGACCCCTCGCTCCTCGACCCGCGCACCCGCGCCTCCACCCGCTCCGGGCACCGGCTCGGCGGGCGCGTCGTGCGCGCCGCCCGCGCCCGCGAGGCCGCGCAGCAGGGCAGGATCGGCGCCTTCTTCGACCGCTACGACGTCCTGCTCACCCCCAGCACCGCCACCCCGCCCCCGCCCGTCGGCGCCTTCGACGGGAAGTCCGCCGGAGCGACGGACATCGGCATCGCCGCCGCCTGCCCGTACGCCTGGCCGTGGAACGTCCTCGGCTGGCCCGGCGTCGCCGTGCCGGCCGGCCTCACCCGCGACGGACTGCCGGTCGGGGCCCAACTGCTCGGCCCCGAAGGCGGCGAGGAACGCCTGATCTCCCTCGCCGCCCAGCTCGAGGCGGAGCTGCGCTGGTACGAGAAGCGCCCGCCCACCCATGTGACCGGCGAAGGTGCCCCGATGGGACAATGA
- a CDS encoding MarR family winged helix-turn-helix transcriptional regulator has translation MTDDIVASVVRQWQAVHPGLDTGPMELIGRINRCAALLQQAEDAPLRSAGLTRAEFDLLGAVRRTARELTPGELARETFSSGAAVTKRLRALQERGLIDRRGDDRDRRVAHVRLTDEGRTLVDRLLPEQLAYESTVLSGLDEPARAGLAAHLSDLLVQLEGRLGTPRR, from the coding sequence GTGACCGACGACATCGTCGCCTCGGTGGTACGGCAGTGGCAGGCAGTGCACCCCGGCCTGGACACCGGGCCCATGGAACTCATCGGCCGCATCAACCGCTGCGCCGCACTCCTGCAACAGGCGGAGGACGCGCCGCTGCGCTCCGCCGGGCTCACCCGCGCGGAGTTCGACCTGCTCGGCGCGGTCCGGCGCACGGCCCGCGAGCTCACGCCCGGCGAGCTGGCCAGGGAGACGTTCTCCTCCGGTGCGGCCGTCACCAAACGGCTGCGAGCCCTCCAGGAGCGCGGTCTGATCGACCGCCGCGGCGACGACCGGGACCGGCGCGTCGCCCACGTCCGGCTCACCGACGAGGGGCGCACGCTGGTCGACCGGCTGCTGCCCGAGCAGCTCGCGTACGAGAGCACCGTCCTCTCCGGCCTCGACGAGCCGGCACGCGCCGGCCTCGCCGCGCACCTCAGTGACCTGCTGGTCCAGCTGGAGGGCCGCCTCGGCACGCCCCGGCGCTGA
- a CDS encoding TetR/AcrR family transcriptional regulator, with product MSTAARSAPTRQRIIEAVLHIIGRDGVAAVTNRRIAKEAGVSLGSVTYHFATQHELLRESLLHFVRDETRRFTELADECRNDGIDIAGAAALAGQVAGGTGFDSGHIATFELYVEAGRDERLREAAAEAFAAYDRLATQILTGLGVPDAEGLAATTVALVMGLQLRRLATGAPAEDLVDALLLLARGAVAPGTLSSPGAQ from the coding sequence ATGTCCACCGCCGCCCGTTCCGCGCCCACCAGGCAGCGCATCATAGAAGCCGTCCTGCACATCATCGGCAGGGACGGGGTGGCCGCTGTGACCAATCGCAGGATCGCCAAGGAGGCGGGCGTGTCGCTCGGCTCCGTCACCTACCACTTCGCGACGCAGCACGAACTGCTCCGCGAGAGCCTGCTGCACTTCGTGCGGGACGAGACCCGGCGCTTCACCGAGCTCGCCGACGAGTGCCGGAACGACGGCATCGACATCGCGGGCGCCGCGGCCCTCGCCGGCCAGGTCGCGGGCGGCACCGGCTTCGACAGCGGGCACATCGCGACGTTCGAACTGTACGTCGAGGCGGGCCGGGACGAGCGGCTGCGGGAGGCGGCCGCGGAGGCGTTCGCCGCGTACGACCGGCTCGCCACGCAGATCCTGACCGGCCTCGGCGTGCCGGACGCGGAAGGGCTCGCGGCGACGACGGTCGCGCTGGTGATGGGGCTTCAGCTCCGCCGGCTCGCCACCGGAGCCCCGGCCGAGGACCTGGTGGACGCGCTGCTGCTGCTCGCGCGCGGCGCCGTCGCCCCCGGGACGCTCAGCTCGCCCGGCGCGCAGTGA
- a CDS encoding response regulator, whose amino-acid sequence MIRVLIVDDQALMRAGFRALLDAEDGIEVVAEAADGRQGLEQARRHVPDVALVDVQMPVMTGIEATRHIAADPLLTDVHVVILTNYGLDEYVFDALRAGAAGFLLKDTEPAELLHAVRVAARGDALLSPAVTRRLIGEFVARPPDRSTARGMENLTRREREVTALAARGLTNEEIAAHMVISPFTAKTHISRAMNKLGARDRAQLVVFAYESGLVEPRDPLR is encoded by the coding sequence GTGATCCGCGTCCTGATCGTGGACGACCAGGCGCTCATGCGCGCAGGCTTCCGTGCCCTGCTCGACGCGGAGGACGGCATCGAGGTCGTGGCGGAGGCCGCGGACGGCCGGCAGGGCCTCGAGCAGGCCCGCCGCCATGTCCCCGACGTCGCGCTGGTCGATGTGCAGATGCCGGTGATGACCGGCATCGAGGCGACCCGGCACATCGCCGCCGACCCGCTCCTTACGGACGTGCACGTCGTGATCCTCACCAACTACGGCCTGGACGAGTACGTCTTCGACGCGCTGCGCGCGGGGGCGGCGGGCTTTCTGCTCAAGGACACGGAGCCCGCCGAACTGCTGCACGCCGTACGCGTCGCCGCCCGCGGTGACGCGCTGCTGTCGCCCGCCGTCACCCGGAGGCTGATCGGCGAGTTCGTGGCGCGGCCGCCGGACCGGTCCACCGCACGCGGCATGGAGAACCTCACCCGGCGGGAACGTGAGGTGACGGCGCTGGCGGCCCGCGGTCTGACGAACGAGGAGATCGCCGCCCACATGGTGATCAGCCCCTTCACCGCCAAGACCCACATCAGCCGGGCGATGAACAAGCTGGGTGCCAGGGACCGCGCCCAGCTGGTCGTCTTCGCGTACGAATCGGGCCTGGTGGAGCCGCGCGACCCGCTCCGCTGA
- a CDS encoding SDR family NAD(P)-dependent oxidoreductase, producing MRISGASVLLTGATGGLGGVLAAELAARGARLTVSGRRADALEPLVERYGARAVVADLADAADVERLAAEAAGTDILISNAALPGSGDLLDCTPEQLDRAFAVNLRAPAVLARLLAPSMVESGGGHLAFIGSMAGKVTTRSMSLYSGGKFGLRGFALGLRQDLHGTGVGVSIVQPGFVRDVGMFAVTGAKPPTGMRTVSPRQVVAGVVRAVERDVAEVNVAPVELRLLAAIGGQFPGFAERLQRGGPGERTLREVVAAQRSRR from the coding sequence ATGCGGATCAGCGGAGCAAGCGTTCTGCTCACCGGGGCGACCGGCGGTCTGGGCGGCGTGCTCGCCGCCGAACTTGCCGCTCGTGGAGCCAGGTTGACCGTCAGCGGCCGGCGCGCCGACGCCCTCGAACCGCTGGTGGAGCGCTACGGCGCCCGCGCGGTCGTCGCCGATCTGGCCGATGCGGCCGATGTCGAGCGGCTCGCCGCAGAAGCCGCCGGCACGGACATCCTCATATCCAACGCCGCCCTGCCGGGCAGCGGCGATCTGCTGGACTGCACGCCCGAACAGCTGGACCGCGCCTTCGCCGTCAACCTGCGCGCCCCCGCCGTGCTCGCCCGGCTGCTCGCTCCGTCGATGGTCGAGTCCGGCGGCGGCCACCTCGCCTTCATCGGCTCCATGGCGGGGAAGGTGACCACGAGGTCCATGTCCCTCTACAGCGGCGGCAAGTTCGGCCTGCGCGGCTTCGCCCTGGGGCTGCGCCAGGATCTGCACGGCACCGGCGTCGGCGTGTCGATCGTCCAGCCCGGATTCGTGCGGGACGTCGGCATGTTCGCCGTGACCGGGGCGAAGCCCCCGACGGGGATGCGGACGGTGTCCCCGCGGCAGGTCGTCGCCGGCGTGGTGCGTGCGGTGGAGCGGGACGTCGCCGAGGTCAACGTGGCGCCGGTGGAGTTGCGGCTGCTTGCTGCGATCGGGGGCCAGTTCCCCGGCTTCGCCGAGCGCCTCCAGCGCGGCGGACCGGGCGAGCGGACCCTGCGCGAGGTGGTGGCGGCGCAGCGCTCACGCCGCTAG